A portion of the Deinococcus peraridilitoris DSM 19664 genome contains these proteins:
- a CDS encoding amylosucrase has translation MEHVPTPDLLSLIHAAYDDDRDLETFQLRFERYGSELRDGLSAVYPDAPDLMQRLLEVMIHADHERSGDLKRLDAQRLLSPDWFQKEDMIGYVCYADRFAGTLTGVQEHVPYLEELGVKYLHLMPLLKPREGENDGGYAVADYREVRPDLGDMRDLARLAKRLRASGVSLCLDLVLNHVAREHEWAEKARAGNAKYRDYFHLFPDRTLPDSYEQTLPEVFPDFAPGNFSWDEQAQSWVWTTFNHYQWDLNWANPDVFLEFAELILYLANRGVEIFRLDAIAFMWKRLGTNCQNQSEVHAITQALRAVARIVAPAVVFKAEAIVAPEELLFYLGRGAHHGKVSDLAYHNSLMVQIWSSLASRDIRLMERALSVFPPKPTSTAWGMYVRCHDDIGWAISDADADAVGLSGEGHRRFLSDFYSGVFPGSFARGLVFQHNPRTGDRRISGSGASLAGLERALEQRDARELHLSLERLLLGHAVVLGFGGIPLLYMGDELALLNHNHFAEHPEHAGDNRWVHRPRMNWDKAARRFDASSTEGRMYLGLQQLIAARKATAHFHAAVESRVVPSPNPHVLLLERPHPLGTLLAVYNFSEAEQHLYAAPLHERGLTRARDRISGAHVAPGEMLALPPYARFWLTPSEDAQTRW, from the coding sequence ATGGAGCACGTGCCGACCCCTGACCTCCTGTCGCTGATTCACGCGGCGTACGATGACGACCGCGACCTGGAAACGTTTCAGCTTCGTTTCGAACGCTACGGGTCCGAGTTGCGCGACGGCCTCTCGGCGGTCTACCCTGACGCGCCCGACCTGATGCAACGGCTGCTTGAGGTGATGATTCACGCTGACCACGAACGCAGCGGTGACCTCAAACGGCTCGATGCGCAGCGCCTCTTGTCACCCGACTGGTTTCAAAAAGAGGACATGATCGGGTACGTCTGTTACGCCGACCGGTTCGCCGGAACCCTCACAGGCGTGCAGGAACACGTTCCGTACCTGGAGGAACTGGGTGTGAAGTACCTGCACCTGATGCCGCTCCTGAAACCTCGCGAAGGCGAGAACGACGGCGGGTACGCAGTGGCCGATTACCGCGAAGTGAGGCCCGACCTCGGCGACATGCGTGATCTCGCACGCCTGGCGAAACGTCTGCGTGCCAGCGGCGTCAGCTTATGCCTGGACCTGGTGCTCAACCACGTGGCGCGCGAGCACGAGTGGGCCGAAAAAGCCCGTGCGGGAAACGCGAAATACCGCGATTACTTCCATCTCTTTCCCGACCGTACCCTGCCCGACTCGTACGAGCAGACCCTGCCGGAAGTCTTTCCAGACTTCGCGCCCGGAAACTTCAGCTGGGACGAGCAGGCGCAGTCGTGGGTCTGGACCACCTTCAACCATTACCAGTGGGACCTGAACTGGGCCAACCCCGACGTGTTCCTGGAGTTTGCCGAGCTGATTTTGTACCTCGCCAACCGGGGTGTGGAAATCTTCCGCCTTGACGCGATTGCCTTCATGTGGAAACGGCTCGGAACGAATTGCCAGAATCAAAGCGAAGTGCACGCCATCACCCAGGCCCTGCGGGCAGTCGCGCGTATTGTCGCGCCCGCCGTGGTCTTTAAGGCCGAAGCCATCGTGGCGCCCGAAGAACTGCTGTTTTACCTGGGGCGTGGCGCCCACCACGGCAAGGTCTCCGACCTTGCCTACCACAACAGCCTGATGGTGCAGATCTGGTCGAGTCTCGCTTCGCGCGATATTCGTCTGATGGAGCGCGCGCTCAGCGTCTTTCCGCCCAAACCCACCAGCACGGCGTGGGGCATGTACGTGCGCTGCCACGACGACATCGGCTGGGCCATCAGCGACGCCGACGCGGACGCGGTGGGCCTGAGCGGCGAAGGACACCGGCGTTTCCTGAGCGACTTCTATTCGGGCGTGTTTCCGGGCAGCTTCGCGCGCGGGCTGGTCTTTCAGCACAATCCGCGCACGGGCGACCGCCGCATCAGTGGTTCGGGGGCCAGCCTCGCCGGACTGGAGCGGGCATTGGAGCAGCGCGACGCCCGCGAACTTCACCTCAGCCTGGAGCGGCTGCTGCTCGGGCACGCGGTCGTGCTGGGCTTCGGGGGCATTCCGCTGCTGTACATGGGCGACGAACTGGCCCTGCTCAACCATAACCACTTTGCCGAGCATCCCGAGCACGCGGGCGACAACCGCTGGGTTCACCGACCGCGCATGAATTGGGACAAAGCCGCCCGGCGCTTCGATGCAAGCAGCACCGAGGGCCGCATGTACCTGGGACTGCAGCAGCTGATTGCGGCCCGCAAGGCCACAGCGCACTTTCACGCGGCCGTCGAGAGCCGGGTGGTGCCTTCGCCCAATCCCCACGTCCTGCTGCTCGAACGGCCGCATCCGCTGGGCACGCTGCTCGCGGTGTACAACTTCAGCGAAGCCGAGCAACACCTCTACGCCGCACCCCTGCACGAACGTGGCCTGACGCGCGCGCGAGACCGCATCAGTGGGGCGCACGTCGCTCCTGGCGAAATGCTGGCCTTACCTCCTTACGCGCGTTTCTGGCTGACGCCAAGCGAGGACGCGCAGACACGCTGGTAA